A genomic region of Gemmata massiliana contains the following coding sequences:
- the moaA gene encoding GTP 3',8-cyclase MoaA, translated as MHPESQAPGSALVDSFGRVHNNLRISVTDRCNLRCTYCMPEDVTFLDRGELLTFEEITSFVRVAASLGVNKIRLTGGEPLMRRDLHKLVRMIVSVPGITDVGLTTNGILLAEQAAQLFDAGLRRLNVSLDTLDPDRFRALARRGGVEKVLAGLNAAKRAGFDPIKINAVAIRGFAEHDVVPLAQYCKDNSFELRFIEYMPIGADSWEREKVFFAAEILELIGNEVGPLMPAPADPSAPALDYAYRDGSGTVGVIASVSRPFCRSCNRIRLTADGKLRNCLFALDETDVKGLLRSLPINDETIRNALRQSVWAKWEGHEINAATFVKPDRTMHAIGG; from the coding sequence CTGCACCCTGAGTCCCAGGCACCGGGTTCCGCGCTCGTGGATTCTTTTGGTCGGGTTCACAACAACCTGCGCATTTCGGTCACAGATCGGTGTAACCTCCGCTGCACGTACTGCATGCCCGAGGACGTGACGTTCCTCGATCGTGGTGAACTTCTCACGTTTGAGGAAATCACGTCCTTCGTCCGCGTGGCAGCAAGTCTCGGGGTAAACAAGATACGGCTCACGGGCGGCGAACCGCTGATGCGGCGGGATCTGCACAAGCTCGTGCGCATGATCGTGAGCGTGCCCGGCATCACGGACGTCGGTCTCACCACGAACGGCATCCTACTTGCAGAACAGGCCGCCCAGTTGTTCGACGCGGGGCTGCGGCGCCTGAACGTATCGCTCGACACGCTCGATCCCGACCGCTTTCGCGCACTTGCTCGACGCGGTGGTGTCGAGAAGGTTCTTGCGGGTTTAAATGCAGCCAAACGTGCGGGGTTCGACCCAATCAAAATTAACGCTGTTGCAATACGCGGGTTCGCGGAGCATGATGTTGTACCGCTCGCACAGTATTGCAAAGATAACAGCTTCGAGTTGCGCTTCATCGAATACATGCCCATTGGCGCGGATTCGTGGGAGCGCGAGAAGGTCTTCTTCGCGGCGGAAATCCTGGAGCTGATTGGTAACGAAGTTGGGCCACTGATGCCCGCACCCGCGGACCCGTCCGCACCCGCACTCGACTACGCCTACCGAGACGGGAGCGGGACCGTGGGGGTAATTGCGTCCGTGTCGCGGCCGTTCTGCCGGTCGTGCAACCGCATCCGCCTCACCGCGGACGGGAAATTGAGAAACTGCCTGTTCGCTCTCGACGAAACCGATGTGAAAGGACTGCTCCGCTCGCTGCCTATTAACGATGAGACGATCCGAAACGCGCTGAGACAAAGCGTGTGGGCCAAGTGGGAAGGCCACGAAATCAACGCCGCGACCTTTGTGAAACCCGACCGTACCATGCACGCCATCGGCGGTTAG
- a CDS encoding molybdenum cofactor biosynthesis protein MoaE translates to MFRLTHDVIDHANLLETARSPHCGAVVLFLGTVRDLTGQQVTVFLEYEAYAPMAEKKLAEIEADARRRWPIGEIAIAHRLGRLEVGEVSVAVAVSCPHRAEAFEACRYVIDTLKELVPIWKKENAPDGTGEWVHQSAKPGAP, encoded by the coding sequence ATGTTCCGGCTCACGCACGACGTCATCGACCACGCGAACCTCCTGGAAACGGCGCGTTCCCCGCATTGTGGGGCGGTCGTGCTGTTCCTTGGCACCGTGCGAGACCTGACCGGCCAGCAGGTTACGGTGTTTCTCGAATACGAAGCCTACGCGCCGATGGCTGAGAAGAAGCTCGCGGAGATCGAAGCCGACGCGCGCCGGCGCTGGCCGATCGGCGAAATCGCGATCGCTCACCGCCTAGGCCGGCTCGAAGTGGGTGAAGTCAGTGTCGCGGTCGCGGTCAGTTGCCCACACCGCGCCGAAGCGTTCGAGGCGTGCCGTTACGTCATCGACACACTGAAAGAACTCGTGCCAATTTGGAAGAAGGAGAACGCCCCGGACGGAACCGGAGAGTGGGTCCACCAATCCGCGAAACCCGGAGCACCATGA
- a CDS encoding FAD-binding and (Fe-S)-binding domain-containing protein: MLDEKQITDDLRGQFRGRLHFDRLTRGLFATDASPFQIDPHAVAVPEDTESVAALVRYCHEHAIPLTPRGAGTGLAGESLNSGIVLDLSVHFRRVLAVDGDTVTVQPGVVLNELNTALAKVGRRFAPNPASSATCTVGGMIATNASGGNAFHYGYTRDYVAGLEVVWDNGEMTWVGVGKRPTRPSPLPEGTGELTRDTPVLEAASTSPGSFSPFPSGRGDGRVGSTPNPSPTPPLNGEGLKTTRHDTLTREVTKLLNFNAERIALTRTRTPFDRCAYQLHGVLNGNVVDLAKLLVGSEGTLGIITEATLRTIPLPGGTCLALIGFPTLDAAVRAGLALRRYGPVACDLLDRRLLSLTRGTGIPDIGAALMVVFEADTEREATERAWGAVESLQREHILRVLAEPTCDPEGIAHIRGIRATAVSGLYAQNGQRPVAFVEDIGVPADSLPEFLTKAQDILKQFETSGTFLVHALTGQVHTRPLLDLNEPTDRAKLWPLAEAIHGLALALHGTVSTQHGTGIARTPWIERQYGPLVPVFRELKRIFDPKGILNPGKIVGPDPSREAWPLRPTFQGQKTETATAEKESKKHAADTDAPPTEPAVRPSSLTPLLVWSSSSPEAEVRRCNGCGDCRTRTTPDRMCPSFRATGNETATPRAMANTLRVLADPTTATPEEVREVAELCVNCKMCRDDCNAKVNVPKLMLEAKAQRFAEHGLERGDWILARAEGLASIGSNFAPIVNAMLGRRSVRWLMEKFVGISRQRRLPAFSLRTFFRRARGLGLTRRKRRAGDQRTNYTLPSLVPHTSDRVALFVDVFAAYNDPLIGMAAVAVLQHHGIEVFVPPRQAGSGIAPFAKGDLESARESALRNVRVFADLTREGYRIVCLEPTSALMLTQDYLDILPDPDTAAVAANTVELTAYLNELHTAGRLRTDFRKLEVTLGHHVPCHMKALRRSAPALTLLQLIPGLRVHTIDAGCSGMAGTWGLKSENYATSLVAGAGMLAELNRPRVLFGSTECSACRMQMEEGSGKRTLHPVQYLAYAYGLLPELEPRFHKPLGDLVSD; the protein is encoded by the coding sequence GTGCTAGACGAGAAGCAAATCACCGACGACCTCCGCGGTCAGTTCCGCGGGCGGTTGCACTTCGACCGGCTCACGCGCGGGCTGTTCGCCACCGATGCCAGCCCGTTCCAAATCGATCCCCACGCGGTCGCGGTCCCCGAAGACACCGAAAGCGTCGCGGCGCTCGTTCGCTACTGCCATGAACACGCCATCCCCCTCACCCCACGCGGCGCGGGAACCGGCCTTGCTGGAGAGTCGCTGAACTCTGGCATCGTGCTTGATCTGAGTGTTCACTTCCGTCGCGTGCTCGCAGTGGATGGCGACACGGTGACGGTTCAACCCGGCGTCGTGCTGAACGAACTCAACACGGCACTTGCAAAAGTGGGCCGGCGATTCGCCCCGAACCCGGCCAGCTCCGCCACCTGCACCGTCGGCGGAATGATTGCGACAAACGCCTCCGGCGGAAACGCCTTCCACTACGGCTACACGCGCGATTACGTCGCGGGGTTGGAAGTGGTGTGGGACAACGGAGAAATGACTTGGGTGGGCGTGGGTAAAAGACCTACCCGCCCGTCCCCCCTCCCTGAAGGGACGGGGGAGCTGACACGCGATACCCCTGTGCTGGAGGCTGCGTCCACATCCCCAGGTTCTTTCTCCCCCTTCCCTTCAGGGAGGGGGGACGGGCGGGTAGGTTCTACCCCTAACCCCTCCCCAACCCCTCCCCTAAACGGAGAGGGGCTTAAAACAACACGCCACGACACACTCACCCGAGAAGTCACCAAGCTCCTGAACTTCAACGCCGAACGCATCGCTCTCACGCGAACACGCACGCCGTTCGACCGGTGCGCGTATCAGCTTCACGGCGTTCTTAATGGAAACGTGGTTGATCTGGCGAAGTTGCTCGTCGGGTCCGAAGGCACGCTCGGAATCATCACTGAGGCCACGCTGCGCACGATCCCACTCCCCGGTGGAACGTGTCTCGCGCTGATCGGCTTCCCCACACTCGACGCGGCCGTGCGCGCGGGACTCGCACTGCGGCGGTACGGCCCGGTCGCGTGCGATCTGCTCGACCGCCGACTGCTCTCGCTCACACGCGGAACAGGCATTCCGGACATCGGCGCAGCGCTCATGGTAGTGTTCGAGGCCGACACCGAGCGCGAAGCGACCGAACGTGCGTGGGGGGCGGTCGAATCGCTGCAACGAGAGCACATTCTCCGCGTACTCGCCGAACCGACCTGCGACCCCGAAGGCATCGCACACATTCGCGGTATTCGCGCGACCGCGGTATCGGGCCTGTACGCACAAAACGGTCAGCGCCCGGTCGCGTTCGTCGAAGACATCGGGGTACCGGCCGATTCGCTCCCCGAGTTCCTCACCAAAGCACAGGACATCCTGAAGCAGTTCGAGACGAGCGGCACGTTCCTCGTTCACGCGCTCACCGGCCAAGTTCACACGCGCCCGCTCCTCGACCTCAACGAACCCACGGACCGCGCCAAACTGTGGCCGCTCGCAGAAGCCATCCACGGACTGGCACTCGCGCTCCACGGAACCGTTAGCACACAGCACGGTACCGGCATCGCTCGCACACCGTGGATTGAGCGACAGTACGGTCCGCTCGTTCCCGTGTTCCGCGAGTTAAAGCGCATCTTCGACCCGAAGGGCATTCTGAACCCCGGAAAGATCGTCGGCCCCGATCCGAGCCGGGAAGCGTGGCCCCTGCGTCCGACATTCCAAGGGCAGAAGACCGAGACGGCCACCGCCGAAAAGGAAAGCAAGAAGCACGCCGCCGACACGGATGCACCACCGACCGAGCCAGCAGTTCGACCGTCATCCCTCACGCCGCTACTCGTGTGGTCTTCGTCTTCCCCGGAAGCAGAAGTGCGCCGGTGCAACGGGTGCGGCGACTGTCGAACTCGGACCACACCGGACCGAATGTGCCCGTCCTTCCGTGCGACCGGAAATGAAACAGCTACTCCGCGTGCGATGGCGAACACGCTCCGCGTTCTGGCCGACCCGACGACCGCAACCCCGGAAGAGGTGCGTGAGGTCGCGGAATTGTGCGTGAACTGCAAGATGTGCCGCGACGATTGCAACGCGAAGGTCAACGTCCCCAAGCTCATGCTCGAAGCCAAAGCCCAACGCTTCGCAGAGCACGGCCTGGAACGCGGCGACTGGATTCTCGCTCGCGCAGAGGGCTTAGCGTCGATCGGGAGCAACTTCGCACCCATCGTGAACGCGATGCTCGGTCGGCGTTCGGTGCGCTGGCTCATGGAGAAGTTCGTTGGCATTTCGCGCCAGCGCCGGCTCCCCGCGTTCTCGCTCCGCACTTTCTTCCGGCGCGCACGCGGACTCGGCCTGACGCGCCGAAAACGACGAGCCGGAGATCAAAGAACGAACTACACGCTCCCATCCCTGGTGCCTCACACATCGGACCGCGTCGCGCTCTTCGTCGATGTGTTCGCAGCTTACAACGACCCGCTCATCGGAATGGCCGCAGTCGCAGTGTTACAGCACCACGGAATTGAAGTGTTCGTCCCGCCGCGACAGGCCGGCAGTGGTATCGCGCCGTTCGCAAAAGGGGATCTCGAATCCGCACGCGAATCAGCCCTGCGCAACGTGCGAGTGTTCGCGGACCTCACGCGCGAAGGCTACCGCATCGTCTGCCTGGAACCGACGTCTGCCCTCATGCTGACGCAGGACTACCTGGACATTCTCCCGGACCCCGACACCGCGGCCGTCGCTGCGAACACGGTCGAACTCACCGCTTACCTCAACGAACTGCACACAGCCGGGCGGCTCCGCACCGATTTCCGCAAGCTCGAAGTAACGCTCGGGCACCACGTTCCCTGTCACATGAAAGCTCTACGACGCTCCGCACCAGCCCTCACACTGCTCCAACTTATTCCCGGTCTGCGGGTGCATACAATTGACGCGGGCTGTTCGGGCATGGCAGGCACTTGGGGCTTGAAATCCGAGAACTACGCGACGTCACTCGTGGCCGGGGCGGGGATGCTCGCGGAACTGAACCGCCCGCGCGTGCTGTTCGGTTCGACCGAGTGCAGTGCGTGCCGCATGCAAATGGAGGAAGGCAGTGGGAAGCGCACGCTCCACCCGGTGCAGTACCTCGCTTACGCTTACGGCCTGCTCCCCGAACTCGAACCGCGGTTCCACAAGCCCCTCGGCGACCTCGTGAGCGACTGA
- the cysS gene encoding cysteine--tRNA ligase: MALQVYSTLTRKKEPFHKKPGDTVTMYVCGPTVYKPSHIGHMVGPVIFDTVKRYLTYLGYKVKWIVNITDVDDKLINRAKELNTTVPELSAKMTEDYFACLKSLNVTGIDHFPKATDHIGGMIEVIQALIKKDYAYEVDDGVYFDVAKDADYGKLSNRDPEQMEAGARLEPNPKKRNPGDFALWKSKPGEPKEVQFESPFKCGRGRPGWHIECTCMAIKELGETLDIHGGGLDLQFPHHENELAQSESWTDKPFAHFWMHNGLLKMGSAKMAGSVGNVVNIADLLKKHTAETVRFLLLSTHYRSPIEYSEERLDEIARSLQGFYRFFERYERYTGVNFYSIKAPETQEAFSKLYNRRTEGGNWFESFCGALDEDFNTGNAIGFLYQLLNELNRHADREGYEEHPEKRKGQQFVDFTEGGIALRTMGTILGLFWEPPAKQSLGEDSTLVSGLMQLLLDLRNNLRATAKEAAKDNPLKKPLFDQTDLIRKRLGELGVTLEDRPGGTTWRVG; the protein is encoded by the coding sequence ATGGCGCTTCAGGTGTACTCGACGCTCACTCGCAAGAAGGAGCCGTTCCACAAGAAACCGGGCGACACGGTCACGATGTACGTCTGCGGGCCAACGGTCTACAAGCCGAGCCACATCGGGCACATGGTCGGCCCGGTCATCTTCGACACGGTGAAGCGCTACCTCACGTACCTCGGCTACAAGGTGAAGTGGATCGTCAACATCACGGATGTGGACGACAAACTCATCAACCGCGCGAAGGAACTGAACACCACGGTGCCAGAACTGTCCGCGAAGATGACGGAAGACTACTTCGCGTGCCTCAAATCGCTGAACGTCACGGGCATCGATCACTTCCCGAAGGCGACCGACCACATCGGCGGGATGATCGAGGTCATTCAGGCGCTCATCAAGAAAGACTACGCCTACGAGGTGGACGACGGCGTTTACTTCGACGTGGCGAAAGACGCCGACTACGGCAAACTCTCGAATCGCGACCCGGAGCAAATGGAAGCGGGTGCGCGCCTCGAACCGAACCCCAAGAAGCGCAACCCCGGCGACTTCGCACTCTGGAAGTCAAAGCCCGGCGAGCCGAAGGAAGTGCAGTTCGAGAGCCCGTTCAAGTGCGGTCGCGGGCGCCCCGGGTGGCACATCGAATGCACCTGCATGGCAATCAAAGAACTCGGCGAAACACTCGACATCCACGGCGGCGGGCTGGACCTCCAGTTCCCTCACCACGAGAACGAACTGGCCCAAAGCGAGAGCTGGACCGACAAGCCCTTTGCGCACTTCTGGATGCACAACGGGCTGCTAAAGATGGGTTCGGCGAAGATGGCCGGCTCGGTCGGTAATGTCGTGAATATCGCCGACCTGTTGAAGAAACACACCGCCGAAACTGTGCGATTCCTGCTCCTCAGCACACACTACCGCAGCCCAATCGAGTACAGCGAAGAACGACTCGACGAGATCGCACGGTCACTACAAGGCTTCTATCGCTTCTTCGAGAGATACGAACGCTACACGGGCGTAAACTTCTACTCCATCAAGGCACCCGAGACACAAGAAGCTTTCAGCAAACTGTACAATCGTCGAACCGAGGGAGGAAATTGGTTTGAAAGTTTTTGCGGAGCATTAGACGAGGATTTTAACACAGGTAACGCAATCGGCTTTCTTTATCAACTCTTGAACGAGTTGAACCGGCACGCAGATCGGGAAGGCTACGAAGAACACCCCGAGAAGCGAAAAGGACAACAGTTCGTGGATTTCACCGAGGGAGGGATCGCTCTCCGCACGATGGGCACAATCCTCGGACTCTTCTGGGAGCCACCAGCAAAACAATCACTCGGCGAAGACAGCACCCTTGTTTCCGGCCTCATGCAGTTGCTCCTCGATCTGCGGAATAACCTGCGCGCGACCGCGAAGGAAGCCGCAAAGGACAACCCGCTGAAGAAACCGCTGTTCGACCAAACGGACCTGATTCGGAAGCGGCTCGGCGAACTCGGCGTCACCCTCGAAGACCGGCCCGGCGGTACGACATGGCGCGTCGGATAA
- the moaD gene encoding molybdopterin converting factor subunit 1, with product MTLTVKLFAAMRDLAGSDTVEVELPADATVGDLRREVAKQIPLARTLLLRSNIAVNHEAADNERPIQATDEVAVIPPVSGG from the coding sequence ATGACTCTCACCGTGAAACTCTTCGCCGCAATGCGCGACCTGGCCGGGTCCGACACGGTCGAAGTCGAACTCCCCGCCGACGCGACCGTGGGCGACTTGCGACGCGAGGTCGCCAAACAAATCCCGCTCGCACGCACGCTGCTACTGCGTTCAAATATTGCCGTGAACCACGAAGCTGCGGATAACGAGCGACCAATTCAAGCCACAGACGAAGTCGCCGTGATTCCCCCCGTCAGCGGCGGTTAA
- a CDS encoding acyl-CoA dehydrogenase family protein: MALTAQQIDEQRKEVEELIAGPDVGFAKALFFGKFKGELLYPYPTLPADKQAAADEMAAKVKSFADAHIDHMKIDREARIPDSVVQGLADIGMYKLTIPPEYGGLGFGQQQYLKTMEILGGHDASVAVFVNAHHSIGVRALCLFGSKEQQAKWLPGLYDGSKLCAFALTEPEAGSDAGNVQAVATPTEDGSAYILTGTKHYITNGGIAHILTVMARTPDPSNSKGKVTAFLVTPDMPGFEVIEARAEKCGIRGTATGKMRFTNMRVPKENVLGQIGRGLQAALTVLNYGRVTFGATCTGHAKACIRAMTEHAKKRVQFQQPLSEFHLVQKKIAFAAAHCFAMEAATAECAAFIDRGAPDYMLETAILKVFATEHLWTIVNDTLQVYGGKGYFCDQPIERWMRDARINTIGEGANDVLKAFIAVVGCRGPGMYLKGLQDDMLGGRWSLRKIGQSLGVVGKLAAPWLTTSAPTVPVQSSELTEDGYTLARLVREFGLKLPHVFMALKDEATFAQAELVHERIADIAIDLYVSSCVLARLDHLLAGKGGNGKSIGADPYADAVSGKYFLKLAFRRIRDRFAALDDNDDVNLFESAKSTIAKF; encoded by the coding sequence ATGGCTCTCACTGCGCAGCAAATCGACGAACAGCGCAAGGAAGTCGAAGAACTCATTGCGGGGCCGGATGTTGGCTTCGCGAAGGCGCTGTTCTTCGGCAAATTTAAGGGCGAACTGCTTTACCCGTACCCTACACTCCCCGCCGATAAGCAGGCCGCTGCGGACGAGATGGCCGCGAAGGTGAAGAGCTTCGCGGACGCGCACATCGACCACATGAAGATCGATCGTGAGGCTCGCATCCCGGACAGCGTGGTTCAGGGACTGGCCGACATCGGCATGTACAAACTCACGATTCCGCCCGAATACGGCGGTCTGGGCTTCGGCCAACAGCAGTACCTCAAGACGATGGAGATTCTCGGCGGGCACGACGCCAGTGTCGCGGTGTTCGTGAACGCGCACCACAGCATCGGTGTTCGGGCGCTGTGCCTGTTCGGCAGCAAGGAACAACAAGCGAAGTGGCTGCCGGGGTTGTACGACGGCTCGAAGCTGTGTGCTTTCGCGCTCACGGAGCCGGAAGCCGGCTCGGACGCGGGGAACGTTCAGGCGGTCGCGACGCCGACGGAAGACGGTTCGGCTTACATTCTCACCGGCACGAAGCACTACATTACGAACGGCGGCATCGCGCACATTCTCACCGTCATGGCCCGCACCCCGGACCCGTCGAACTCGAAGGGGAAAGTGACGGCGTTTCTCGTGACTCCCGATATGCCGGGGTTCGAGGTCATTGAGGCACGCGCGGAGAAATGCGGCATTCGGGGAACTGCGACGGGCAAGATGCGGTTCACCAACATGCGCGTGCCGAAGGAGAACGTTTTGGGGCAGATCGGGCGCGGGCTTCAGGCCGCGCTCACGGTGCTCAACTACGGCCGCGTGACGTTCGGTGCGACGTGTACCGGCCACGCGAAGGCGTGCATCAGGGCGATGACCGAACACGCCAAGAAGCGCGTGCAGTTCCAACAGCCGCTCAGCGAGTTCCATCTCGTTCAGAAGAAGATCGCGTTCGCCGCGGCGCACTGTTTCGCGATGGAGGCCGCGACCGCGGAGTGCGCTGCGTTCATCGACCGGGGTGCGCCGGACTACATGCTCGAAACAGCCATTCTGAAAGTGTTCGCGACGGAGCACCTGTGGACGATCGTGAACGATACGCTTCAGGTCTACGGCGGGAAGGGGTACTTCTGCGACCAGCCGATCGAGCGCTGGATGCGCGACGCGCGCATTAACACCATCGGTGAGGGCGCGAACGACGTCCTGAAGGCGTTCATCGCGGTGGTGGGGTGCCGCGGACCGGGGATGTATTTGAAGGGTCTGCAAGACGACATGCTCGGCGGGCGCTGGAGCCTGCGCAAGATCGGTCAGTCGCTAGGCGTGGTCGGTAAGCTCGCGGCCCCGTGGCTGACGACCAGCGCGCCAACCGTGCCCGTTCAGTCGAGTGAACTTACCGAAGACGGCTACACTCTGGCGCGCCTGGTTCGCGAGTTCGGGCTGAAGTTACCGCACGTGTTCATGGCGCTGAAGGACGAAGCGACCTTCGCACAGGCCGAGTTGGTTCACGAACGCATCGCGGACATTGCGATTGACCTGTATGTGAGTTCGTGTGTACTAGCACGTCTCGATCACTTGCTCGCGGGCAAGGGCGGTAATGGCAAATCGATTGGGGCCGATCCTTATGCAGACGCAGTGTCCGGCAAATACTTCCTGAAGCTCGCGTTTCGCCGCATCCGTGACCGCTTTGCGGCCCTCGACGACAATGACGATGTCAACTTGTTTGAGAGTGCGAAGAGCACGATCGCGAAGTTTTGA
- the folE gene encoding GTP cyclohydrolase I FolE, whose amino-acid sequence MPALTVDHERLRHAVREILIAVGENPDREGLLETPDRVARMYAEIFSGLRTDPAIYLQKTFTQKHDEMVLVKDIEFSSCCEHHLLPFLGKAHIAYLPNGQIVGLSKLARVVEAVAKRPQVQERMTEEIADLIMTHLNARGVGVVIEASHSCMTIRGVRKPGAMTITSSMRGGFLDNPATRAEMMALVFGR is encoded by the coding sequence ATGCCAGCACTGACAGTGGATCACGAACGGTTACGGCACGCGGTGCGCGAGATCCTGATTGCCGTGGGTGAGAACCCGGACCGCGAGGGACTGCTAGAAACACCGGACCGCGTCGCGCGCATGTACGCGGAGATCTTCTCGGGGCTGCGCACCGACCCAGCAATTTACCTCCAAAAGACGTTCACGCAAAAGCACGATGAGATGGTGCTGGTGAAGGACATCGAGTTCTCGTCGTGCTGCGAGCACCACTTGCTCCCGTTTCTCGGGAAAGCCCACATCGCGTACCTACCGAACGGCCAAATCGTCGGTCTCTCGAAGCTCGCCCGTGTGGTAGAGGCAGTTGCGAAACGCCCGCAGGTTCAGGAGCGCATGACGGAAGAAATCGCCGACCTCATCATGACGCACCTGAATGCCCGCGGGGTCGGCGTGGTGATCGAAGCAAGCCACTCGTGCATGACCATTCGCGGCGTGCGCAAACCAGGGGCGATGACTATCACCAGTTCCATGCGCGGCGGATTCCTCGACAACCCCGCTACCCGCGCCGAAATGATGGCGCTCGTTTTCGGGCGCTAG
- a CDS encoding histidine phosphatase family protein → MSALPTVYLARHGETEWSKSGQHTGRTDLPLTPDGEDSARKLGERLVRLKFEYLFTSPLSRARRTAELAGFSPVVDPDLLEWNYGDFEGLKSAEIKVRKPGWNLFRDGAPGGESPDEVTARVDRLVAKLKGLTGNVICFAHGHILRVIAARWIEQPVTLATSMLLSTATLSVLSFNHHNLAEPAIKVWNS, encoded by the coding sequence ATGAGCGCCCTTCCGACTGTGTACCTCGCGCGCCACGGCGAAACCGAATGGTCGAAGTCCGGACAACACACCGGACGCACGGACCTCCCGCTCACCCCCGACGGCGAGGATTCGGCCCGAAAACTCGGCGAACGGCTCGTCAGGCTGAAATTCGAGTACCTGTTCACGAGTCCGCTGTCGCGTGCGCGCCGAACAGCGGAACTCGCCGGGTTTTCGCCCGTCGTGGACCCGGATTTGCTTGAATGGAACTACGGTGACTTCGAGGGGCTTAAAAGCGCGGAGATCAAAGTCCGAAAGCCGGGCTGGAACCTTTTCCGCGACGGTGCCCCGGGCGGCGAATCACCGGACGAAGTCACGGCGCGAGTGGATCGCCTCGTGGCGAAGCTGAAGGGACTAACCGGAAACGTTATCTGCTTCGCACACGGGCACATTCTCCGCGTCATCGCAGCCCGGTGGATCGAGCAGCCGGTAACGCTCGCAACCTCCATGTTGCTCAGCACCGCGACACTAAGCGTCCTGAGTTTCAACCATCACAACCTCGCCGAACCCGCCATCAAAGTGTGGAACAGCTAA
- the ispF gene encoding 2-C-methyl-D-erythritol 2,4-cyclodiphosphate synthase produces the protein MTVRVGSGHDTHRLAENRTLILGGVIIPHTKGLVGHSDADAVLHAVTDALLGAAALGDIGDAYPDTDPKWKDADSRLFLREALANLNQMGWKPVNLDVTIFAQEPKLGPVKTAIKNNLANLLGLGTDCVNVKAKTGEKVGHIGRGEAIGCHAVVLIEKAN, from the coding sequence GTGACTGTTCGCGTCGGCAGCGGCCACGATACCCACCGGTTGGCGGAAAACCGCACTCTCATCCTCGGTGGGGTCATAATCCCGCACACAAAGGGACTCGTCGGCCATTCCGACGCGGACGCGGTGCTGCACGCAGTCACGGATGCCCTCCTGGGCGCAGCAGCGCTCGGCGACATCGGTGACGCCTACCCGGACACCGACCCGAAGTGGAAGGACGCGGACTCGCGCCTCTTTCTGCGTGAAGCGCTCGCCAACCTGAACCAGATGGGCTGGAAACCGGTCAATCTGGACGTGACCATCTTCGCGCAGGAGCCGAAACTCGGACCCGTGAAGACCGCGATCAAGAACAACTTGGCAAACTTGCTCGGTTTGGGTACGGACTGCGTGAACGTGAAGGCCAAGACCGGCGAAAAGGTCGGGCACATCGGCCGCGGCGAAGCCATCGGCTGCCACGCGGTCGTTTTAATTGAGAAAGCGAATTAG